One stretch of Cottoperca gobio chromosome 18, fCotGob3.1, whole genome shotgun sequence DNA includes these proteins:
- the LOC115023900 gene encoding carbohydrate sulfotransferase 12-like isoform X1, translating into MAACKGFQLLLGFVGSMFLIMLTFYRWDMSQEKKAERIHQLQELRKQLLRETCDGDKEAFKHSLEDTSDKELENLIVDDKHGIIYCYIPKVACTNWKRVMFALNKTEPYPEPISISKDLVHMPNTFTLLNSFPRPEMKAKLKHYTKFLYVRDPLVRLISAYRDKFQRHNQYFYENFARDILRLYGNQPDPPQTVDEAFASGVHASFHNFIQYLLDPQTEEKQPFEPHWRQMHRLCHPCLIQYDFVGHQETLQEDAEQLLKILMLEGDIRFPPSYENMTSPAFVLDWFSRVPLEDRRKLYKLYEGDFRLFGYTTPAELLDG; encoded by the exons ATGGCAGCATGCAAAGGATTCCAGCTGCTCCTCGGATTTGTGGGATCCATGTTTCTAATCATGTTGACCTTTTACCGATGGGACATGTCACAAGAAAAGAAAG CAGAGCGGATCCATCAGCTGCAGGAACTGAGGAAGCAGCTGCTCAGAGAAACGTGTGACGGTGACAAAGAGGCATTTAAGCACAGTTTAGAAGACACGAGTGACAAAGAGCTGGAGAACCTCATTGTGGATGACAAACACGGCATCATCTACTGTTACATTCCCAAG GTGGCGTGCACCAACTGGAAGAGAGTCATGTTTGCCCTGAACAAGACTGAGCCATATCCTGAGCCCATTTCTATATCCAAGGACTTAGTCCACATGCCCAACACTTTCACGCTCCTTAACAGCTTCCCAAGACCAGAGATGAAG GCAAAGCTGAAGCACTACACAAAGTTCCTGTATGTCCGGGACCCGTTGGTCCGTCTCATCTCCGCCTACCGAGACAAGTTCCAGCGACACAATCAGTACTTCTATGAAAACTTTGCCCGGGACATTCTGCGCCTGTATGGCAACCAGCCGGATCCGCCACAGACAGTGGACGAGGCGTTTGCATCTGGGGTGCATGCCTCATTTCACAACTTTATCCAGTACCTGCTGGACCCGCAGACAGAGGAGAAGCAGCCATTTGAACCCCACTGGAGGCAGATGCACCGCCTGTGCCACCCTTGCCTAATACA GTATGATTTTGTTGGCCATCAGGAGACTCTTCAGGAGGATGCTGAACAGCTGCTGAAGATCTTAATGCTGGAGGGCGACATTAGGTTCCCTCCTTCCTATGAAAACATGACTTCCCCTGCTTTCGTGTTGGACTGGTTCAGCAGAGTGCCCCTAGAGGACAGGAGGAAGCTGTACAAGCTCTATGAGGGGGACTTCAGGCTGTTTGGCTACACTACGCCTGCTGAGTTGCTTGATGGTTGA
- the LOC115023900 gene encoding carbohydrate sulfotransferase 12-like isoform X2 — MAACKGFQLLLGFVGSMFLIMLTFYRWDMSQEKKERIHQLQELRKQLLRETCDGDKEAFKHSLEDTSDKELENLIVDDKHGIIYCYIPKVACTNWKRVMFALNKTEPYPEPISISKDLVHMPNTFTLLNSFPRPEMKAKLKHYTKFLYVRDPLVRLISAYRDKFQRHNQYFYENFARDILRLYGNQPDPPQTVDEAFASGVHASFHNFIQYLLDPQTEEKQPFEPHWRQMHRLCHPCLIQYDFVGHQETLQEDAEQLLKILMLEGDIRFPPSYENMTSPAFVLDWFSRVPLEDRRKLYKLYEGDFRLFGYTTPAELLDG, encoded by the exons ATGGCAGCATGCAAAGGATTCCAGCTGCTCCTCGGATTTGTGGGATCCATGTTTCTAATCATGTTGACCTTTTACCGATGGGACATGTCACAAGAAAAGAAAG AGCGGATCCATCAGCTGCAGGAACTGAGGAAGCAGCTGCTCAGAGAAACGTGTGACGGTGACAAAGAGGCATTTAAGCACAGTTTAGAAGACACGAGTGACAAAGAGCTGGAGAACCTCATTGTGGATGACAAACACGGCATCATCTACTGTTACATTCCCAAG GTGGCGTGCACCAACTGGAAGAGAGTCATGTTTGCCCTGAACAAGACTGAGCCATATCCTGAGCCCATTTCTATATCCAAGGACTTAGTCCACATGCCCAACACTTTCACGCTCCTTAACAGCTTCCCAAGACCAGAGATGAAG GCAAAGCTGAAGCACTACACAAAGTTCCTGTATGTCCGGGACCCGTTGGTCCGTCTCATCTCCGCCTACCGAGACAAGTTCCAGCGACACAATCAGTACTTCTATGAAAACTTTGCCCGGGACATTCTGCGCCTGTATGGCAACCAGCCGGATCCGCCACAGACAGTGGACGAGGCGTTTGCATCTGGGGTGCATGCCTCATTTCACAACTTTATCCAGTACCTGCTGGACCCGCAGACAGAGGAGAAGCAGCCATTTGAACCCCACTGGAGGCAGATGCACCGCCTGTGCCACCCTTGCCTAATACA GTATGATTTTGTTGGCCATCAGGAGACTCTTCAGGAGGATGCTGAACAGCTGCTGAAGATCTTAATGCTGGAGGGCGACATTAGGTTCCCTCCTTCCTATGAAAACATGACTTCCCCTGCTTTCGTGTTGGACTGGTTCAGCAGAGTGCCCCTAGAGGACAGGAGGAAGCTGTACAAGCTCTATGAGGGGGACTTCAGGCTGTTTGGCTACACTACGCCTGCTGAGTTGCTTGATGGTTGA
- the LOC115023962 gene encoding semaphorin-4F-like gives MTVKLRDVKADAKKETYFTPIYDSDRGELHRVAVVGQNATLLQEIALFTSQEPVNNILLHQGLALVGSPLSLARVQAEGCALYAGCKVCGRARGLGCVWSTEETACRPTTADPGPGDVVDNALRKCDREEGRCNPSMRELRVSLGLRLLLPCVQLSPRPCSWEHPPHRHTRQHHSDLEVTVTEDTLGKYTCTCQEAGPGIGDPTPKKKKLQESVKAWQLKYNAMEQSAKDLAEKDSSWEMKQTEHQKLLNQVEEQVQQRDAEIQHLKMDKEALAQTLTENSNMLVSNNTELQDPETPELEDGNETDGNETEGRQQGTREEVQK, from the exons ATGACtgttaagttacgggacgttaaGGCCGATGCTA agaaagagacttATTTTACACCTATCTACGACAGCG accgCGGGGAGCTCCACCGGGTGGCAGTAGTGGGCCAGAACGCCACCTTACTGCAGGAGATTGCTCTGTTCACCTCACAGGAACCTGTCAATAATATATTACTGCACCAG GGCCTGGCTCTGGTGGGCAGCCCTCTGTCTCTGGCTCGTGTCCAGGCTGAAGGCTGCGCTCTGTATGCCGGCTGTAAAGTGTGTGGCAGAGCCAGAGGACTGGGCTGTGTGTGGAGCACAGAGGAGACAGCCTGCAGGCCCACAACTGCAGA TCCTGGTCCAGGTGATGTGGTTGACAACGCCTTGAGAAAGTGTGATAGAGAGGAGG GGCGTTGCAACCCGTCCATGAGGGAGCTGCGAGTTTCTTTGGGTCTGCGTCTCCTGTTGCCATGTGTCCAGCTGTCTCCCAGGCCCTGTAGCTGGGAGCATCCTCCCCACAGACACACCAGGCAGCACCACTCTGACCTGGAGGTGACTGTCACAGAGGACACTCTTGGAAAATACACCTGCACATGCCAG GAGGCGGGACCAGGTATCGGAGACCCcaccccaaaaaaaaagaaactccaaGAGAGTGTGAAAGCCTGGCAGTTGAAATACAATGCAATGGAGCAGTCTGCAAAGGACCTGGCAGAGAAAGACTCGAGCTGGGAAATGAAGCAGACTGAACACCAGAAGTTGTTGAACCAGGTGGAGGAACAGGTCCAACAGAGGGATGCTGAAATCCAACATCTAAAAATGGATAAAGAAGCTCTCGCTCAGACGCTCACAGAGAACTCTAACATGTTGGTGAGCAACAACACTGAACTCCAAGACCCAGAAACACCAGAGCTTGAAGATGGAAATGAAACTGATGGAAACGAAACTGAAGGACGACAACAAGGAACTAGAGAAGAAGTTCAGAAATGA